In Natronococcus sp. AD-5, the genomic window GCTCGCGAACGCCCCGACCCAGTACCAGCACGTGAACCAGGAGGCCGATCGCTGCGTCCTCCCGGAGCCGCCGGAAGCGACGGCGCCGACCGAGTTCCCGCCCCCGTCCCGAGCGGACCGCAACGGCGGCGGCGGCCGGGCCTCGGACTGAGGCGCCGTTCGTCTCTCCGGTGACGGCGTCCGGGGCGCGAGCCGCGGCCTCGCCCGGAACCGCCACCGTTTTCTCATCGCTACAGAGAGTCGTGTGCGATGAGTCTTCGCGTCGCCGCCGCCGCGCCGTTCATCCAGAACGGGAGTCGCCGGCTGCAGGAAAACGAGTTCGTCGTCGCGCTCTCGCTCGATCGCGACTGGTTCTCCCCCGATCAGGCAAAACGGCTGATCGACGTCGCAGTTCGGGACGGGCTGCTCGAGCACGACGGCGGGGAACTCGTGGCCGCGTTCGATCCCGCCGAGGTGACGATCCCCGACGAGTTCGTTCCGGACGAGGACCTCTTGCGGGAGCGCTCCGCCTTCGAGCGCGTTCTCGACGCGCTCGTCGCCGAGGGCATGGAGAAACACGACGCCGTCGGCGCGATCAACGGCCTCCAGCAGGAACTCGGACTCACGATCGAGGCCGCGGCGGTCGTTTACGCCCGCCGCGAGGGAATCGACGTCGACGACCTCGTCCCCGTCGCACGGTCGGCGCTGATCGAAGAGCGTTAGGGCACTGCCGACGGACGGAGAGCCATGGTCGAGGACCGAACGACCGACGGCCGGCGGATCGCCGAACTGCTCGCGTCCGAACTGGACGGCCGCGAGGACGGGGTGCTCGAGGCCGTCTCCGTTACCAACGCCGATCGCGACGTCGAACCGTCGGCGGACGGCGCGCGCGCGTACGATGCCGTTACCGAGAACCGGGAGGAGCCGTTCGCCCGCGCGTTCGTCCACCCGGAGCGGGCTCACCTCGAGTTCGAGCGCGGCCAGGACGTCGCGGCCGACGCGGCCACCGAGGCCGAACTCCGGGTCCGGCCGAAGGCGACGACGCCGCCGAAGACGCTGGTGTTCGTCGAGAGCGGCGCGGAAGTCAAGCGGGCGACCGACGTGATCCAGGCCGTCGTCCGGGCTGACCCGTAGTCCGTCGCCCCGTCTACAGAAACGGCTCCCTACGAGCCGATACCGCGGCTCGCGCGATCGAGTTCGGCGATCGTCGAGGGAACGGCCGTCGCGACGTGCTCCTGTTCGACGTGGGCGACG contains:
- a CDS encoding DUF2240 family protein — its product is MSLRVAAAAPFIQNGSRRLQENEFVVALSLDRDWFSPDQAKRLIDVAVRDGLLEHDGGELVAAFDPAEVTIPDEFVPDEDLLRERSAFERVLDALVAEGMEKHDAVGAINGLQQELGLTIEAAAVVYARREGIDVDDLVPVARSALIEER